TGGGGTTTGCGGTGAAGCTGGACACCAACGGCTGCCACCCGGAAGCTCTCGCAGACATTTTGCGGCAGGGACTGGCGGATTATGTAGCCATGGACATCAAGAACTGCCGGGAGAAATACGCCGGGACCGTGGGAGTGCCGGACTTTGATCTGGCGCCGGTGGAGGAAAGCATCCAGCTGCTGTGCCGTAGCGGTGTGGAGTTTGAGTTCCGTACCACGGTGGTCCGGGAGTTCCACACCGCTGCGGACATCACGGCCATCGGCAGATGGCTGGAGGGTTCTCCCCGGTATTTCCTGCAAAAGTTTGTAGATTCCGGCGATTTGGTCGGAAGCGGCTGTCATGCTCCGGAGGATGAAGAGATGCGGGCTATGGCAGATGCCGCAAGGCCGTGGTTTCAAGCGGTTGCGCTGCGGGGCATTGACTAGATTTAGTTTTCTTTGGCATTTTAAACGAAAAAGAATACCATATCTTGTGTCTTCTTTTCTTGACTTCCCCCGCCAATATGTTACAATGGATTTCGCGGGACCTTTGTCCCTTCGAATGAATATCACACGAGAAAGTAGGGAGCATTATGTATCAAGTGGTCAAGCGCGACGGCAAGATCGCCGATTTCGACATCTCCAAGATCAGCGTCGCGATCACCAAGGCCTTTGAGGCCACCCAGAAGGAGTTCAATCAGGACATCATTGATTTCCTGGCTTTGAAGGTCACCGCGGACTATCAGGACAAA
This genomic window from Pusillibacter faecalis contains:
- a CDS encoding anaerobic ribonucleoside-triphosphate reductase activating protein — encoded protein: MRISGLQKLSMVDYPGKLAATVFTGGCDLRCPFCHNAPLVVRVAETPHLSQEEILSFLDSRRGLLDGVVLSGGEPLLQPDAAEFLRAVRSMGFAVKLDTNGCHPEALADILRQGLADYVAMDIKNCREKYAGTVGVPDFDLAPVEESIQLLCRSGVEFEFRTTVVREFHTAADITAIGRWLEGSPRYFLQKFVDSGDLVGSGCHAPEDEEMRAMADAARPWFQAVALRGID